The Raoultibacter phocaeensis genome contains a region encoding:
- a CDS encoding amidohydrolase: MLFSDIAILDENFEVQTGCWVGTVEGRIAYIGTEAPTPEEAARFGEVYDGDEKLLVPGMFNAHSHAPMTLLRGYAENLPLQTWLNDRVFPFEAKITDEDAYWATVLACAEMLRYGTVSFSDMYYHSRERVRAVTECGMKMNACEGLLAFEDKPYAEYPISALNEELIAEFHGSAEGRILIDYNIHAEYTSTPAVCADIAALAKAKSLNIHVHVSETKSEHEECKGRHGGLTPVRYFDSLGVFDVPVTAAHCVWVDDGDIDILAERGAFVASNPVSNMKLGSGFAPIARMLERGVSVALGTDGVASNNNLDMYQDLFVLALAQKGANLDPTAVSPAGALRAATRTGALSQGRADCGHIALGAKADLAVLDASGPSWCPATDLLNNLVYAGHGSDVCLTMVDGEVLYRDGVWETIDVERAKAEVEVRTRRIIASV, translated from the coding sequence ATGCTGTTTTCCGATATCGCGATACTCGACGAGAACTTCGAGGTGCAGACGGGGTGTTGGGTGGGCACGGTCGAGGGCCGCATCGCCTATATCGGCACCGAGGCGCCAACACCTGAGGAGGCCGCCCGGTTCGGCGAGGTGTACGATGGCGATGAGAAGCTGCTCGTGCCGGGCATGTTCAACGCCCACTCCCACGCTCCGATGACGCTTCTGCGCGGTTATGCCGAGAATCTTCCCTTGCAGACGTGGCTCAACGACCGGGTGTTTCCCTTCGAGGCGAAGATTACCGACGAGGACGCGTATTGGGCCACTGTGCTTGCATGCGCTGAAATGCTGCGCTACGGAACGGTGAGCTTTTCCGACATGTACTACCATTCCCGCGAACGCGTCCGCGCCGTTACCGAGTGCGGTATGAAGATGAACGCGTGCGAAGGTTTGCTCGCGTTCGAAGACAAGCCCTATGCCGAGTACCCGATCAGCGCGCTCAACGAAGAGCTCATCGCCGAATTCCACGGCAGCGCCGAAGGCCGTATCCTCATCGATTACAACATCCATGCCGAATACACCTCGACGCCTGCGGTGTGCGCCGACATTGCAGCGCTCGCGAAAGCGAAGAGTCTGAACATCCACGTGCACGTATCGGAAACGAAATCCGAGCATGAGGAATGCAAGGGGCGCCATGGCGGCCTGACTCCGGTGCGCTACTTCGACAGCCTCGGCGTGTTCGATGTACCTGTGACCGCCGCGCACTGCGTATGGGTGGACGACGGCGATATCGACATCCTTGCCGAGCGCGGCGCGTTCGTGGCAAGCAACCCGGTTTCGAACATGAAGCTCGGAAGCGGATTCGCCCCAATCGCCCGCATGCTCGAGCGGGGCGTGAGTGTGGCGCTTGGAACCGACGGCGTGGCTTCAAACAACAACCTCGACATGTACCAGGACCTTTTCGTGCTTGCGCTCGCCCAGAAGGGCGCGAACCTCGATCCCACCGCCGTGTCGCCTGCGGGCGCCCTGCGCGCCGCCACGCGCACAGGCGCGCTTTCGCAAGGACGTGCTGATTGCGGGCATATCGCCCTCGGAGCGAAAGCCGATCTCGCCGTGCTCGACGCGAGCGGGCCGTCGTGGTGCCCGGCGACCGATCTCTTGAACAACCTCGTATACGCAGGCCACGGATCGGATGTGTGCCTGACGATGGTCGATGGCGAGGTGCTCTACCGCGACGGCGTATGGGAGACGATCGACGTCGAGCGCGCGAAGGCGGAGGTCGAAGTACGCACCCGCCGCATCATCGCATCTGTGTAG
- a CDS encoding phosphotransferase family protein, producing MSFEEEGLSPRNVEAYLAENTAVREALRLPARVSVEAHLLARGEYNANFTFVHPETGRRLLFRVNLGSQMHLDDQIGYEAHALELLAPSGRTPKVLYVDSSKAYFGKGVLVEEWLPGRPLDYATDMNLAAALLADIHAVALPSDHALVVPDDALGAIVDECEAMFAVYERWSEAHEATVARVARLARMARETASRPHAPRVRHIVSTELNSRNFLINEGDTSYLVDWEKPVAGEAEQDIAHFLVPTTTFWKTDTVLDAGAIDRFVEAYVRAVAGRFSTDGIRERTADYLSVTCLRGLTWCAMAYAQHMSGERSVADDYTLGKIEAYLDDRFLAFIEREYFGVS from the coding sequence ATGTCGTTTGAGGAAGAAGGGCTTTCGCCTCGCAACGTCGAGGCGTATCTGGCCGAAAACACCGCCGTGCGCGAGGCGCTTCGTCTTCCCGCGAGGGTCTCCGTGGAAGCGCACCTGCTTGCTCGCGGCGAGTACAACGCGAACTTCACCTTCGTGCATCCCGAAACAGGGCGCAGGCTCCTGTTCCGTGTGAACCTGGGTTCGCAGATGCACCTCGACGATCAGATCGGCTACGAGGCGCACGCGCTTGAGCTGCTTGCGCCGAGCGGCAGAACGCCGAAGGTGCTCTACGTCGATTCGTCGAAGGCGTATTTCGGCAAAGGCGTGCTTGTGGAGGAGTGGTTGCCCGGCCGCCCGCTCGACTACGCAACCGATATGAACTTGGCTGCCGCGCTTTTGGCCGACATCCACGCCGTTGCACTTCCGTCCGACCATGCCCTCGTCGTTCCCGATGATGCGCTCGGCGCGATCGTAGACGAATGCGAGGCGATGTTCGCCGTCTACGAGCGCTGGTCTGAGGCGCACGAGGCAACCGTCGCGCGTGTCGCGCGCTTGGCTCGGATGGCGCGCGAAACGGCGAGCAGGCCGCACGCTCCTCGGGTGCGTCATATCGTGAGCACCGAGCTCAATTCGCGGAACTTTCTCATCAACGAGGGCGATACGAGCTACCTGGTGGATTGGGAGAAACCGGTTGCCGGGGAGGCGGAGCAGGATATCGCCCATTTCCTCGTGCCCACGACGACGTTCTGGAAGACCGATACGGTGCTCGATGCGGGCGCTATCGACCGTTTCGTCGAAGCGTACGTGCGCGCCGTTGCCGGGCGGTTTTCGACCGACGGCATCCGTGAGCGTACCGCCGATTATCTTTCGGTAACCTGTTTGCGCGGGCTCACGTGGTGTGCGATGGCGTACGCCCAGCACATGAGCGGAGAGCGGTCGGTGGCCGACGACTACACGCTTGGAAAGATTGAAGCGTATCTTGACGATAGGTTTCTCGCGTTCATCGAACGAGAGTACTTCGGCGTTTCGTAA
- a CDS encoding ABC transporter ATP-binding protein, with product MRLTVSNITIDLGGKSAKRVLDDVSFTAQEGEFLSLLGESGAGKSTLLKIIAGILVQDRGSVAFGDASVDEVPAHKRNVGYVFQDMRLFPNMNVEENVAFPCKMRGMKKAERLARARELLAHVQLEGFGARDVSSLSGGQQQRVALARALAGTPKVLLLDEPFSGLDEHLRDDMRSLVLKLHREFGTTTIMVTHDAIEAIEMSERIVYMSAGRVMQRGAPDELFERPATSEIAACFGDCSTLAGEVRHAVFVADTLRLPAPGVADGPATAVIRQSAVRLDPCAEAVHRVRCCVYRGEINLVRIDLAGQTLTVPVCELVSAGAKVGVACADEGVFVYGGEDAGATSVEDRTGACDVESQPVERGAEADMRAGAEARLGRTSRAEASDVV from the coding sequence ATGAGGCTCACGGTTTCGAACATAACGATTGACTTAGGGGGAAAGAGCGCAAAGCGCGTGCTCGACGACGTGTCGTTCACGGCGCAGGAAGGCGAGTTCCTTTCGCTGCTCGGCGAATCGGGGGCGGGAAAATCGACGCTGCTCAAGATCATCGCGGGCATCCTCGTTCAGGATAGGGGATCGGTCGCGTTCGGCGATGCGTCCGTCGACGAGGTGCCCGCCCACAAGCGCAACGTCGGCTATGTATTCCAGGACATGCGGCTGTTCCCGAACATGAACGTCGAGGAGAATGTTGCGTTTCCCTGCAAGATGCGGGGCATGAAGAAGGCCGAACGGCTTGCCCGTGCTCGCGAACTGCTTGCCCACGTGCAGCTCGAGGGGTTCGGCGCGCGCGACGTATCGAGCCTTTCAGGCGGCCAGCAGCAGCGGGTGGCGCTTGCCCGCGCGCTTGCCGGTACGCCGAAGGTGCTTTTGCTGGACGAGCCGTTTTCGGGGCTTGACGAGCACTTGCGCGACGATATGCGATCGCTCGTGCTCAAGCTTCATCGCGAGTTCGGCACCACGACGATCATGGTGACCCACGATGCGATCGAGGCTATCGAAATGTCGGAGCGCATCGTGTACATGAGCGCTGGGCGCGTGATGCAGCGGGGCGCGCCTGACGAGCTGTTCGAACGGCCGGCCACAAGCGAGATCGCCGCATGCTTCGGCGATTGCTCGACGCTTGCGGGCGAGGTGCGCCATGCCGTGTTTGTCGCCGATACGCTGCGCCTGCCCGCACCTGGGGTGGCAGACGGTCCCGCCACTGCGGTGATCAGGCAATCGGCGGTGCGCCTCGATCCGTGCGCCGAGGCGGTGCATCGGGTGAGGTGTTGCGTGTACAGGGGAGAGATCAACCTCGTGCGCATCGATCTTGCAGGTCAGACGCTGACTGTGCCCGTCTGCGAGCTGGTTTCAGCCGGTGCGAAGGTGGGTGTGGCATGCGCAGACGAGGGCGTGTTCGTGTATGGTGGGGAAGATGCGGGAGCGACTAGCGTCGAAGACCGAACGGGTGCGTGCGACGTCGAATCCCAGCCGGTCGAGCGCGGGGCTGAAGCGGACATGCGCGCCGGCGCCGAAGCCCGTTTGGGCCGCACGAGCAGAGCGGAGGCGAGCGATGTCGTTTGA
- a CDS encoding ABC transporter permease yields MDEGRKEENVRKHAGRHSAEGGANVRHVRANGASARQASSPGSEAKANVRHAGSRRSSRRVAALFVALHLACVLVPLAVVVVWAFTSAWPWPELLPQTFSDRGIVELFVTSSDLGSVLLVSIGISLAVAALSTVFAAMAARALAFHRFFGKELFRFSTVLPFLIPATVFAMGVQVIFIRAGLANTVWGVIVAHTIVALPYAITIMSEVTVAAGRRFEQQARVSGAGPVRALIEVQVPLLLPGLLSAASLAYITSFSQYFLTLLIGGGTVKTFALVMFPYLASGDRTIASAYGVVFMLVTLGVFFLFEFLLKRFAPARNEYFTD; encoded by the coding sequence ATGGACGAGGGGCGCAAGGAGGAAAACGTACGGAAGCACGCGGGGCGGCACTCGGCTGAGGGCGGCGCGAACGTGCGGCATGTGCGCGCGAACGGAGCGTCTGCGCGGCAGGCGTCTTCGCCAGGCTCCGAAGCCAAGGCGAACGTGCGGCATGCGGGCTCGCGCCGATCCAGCCGACGGGTGGCAGCCCTGTTCGTTGCGCTGCATCTTGCATGTGTACTCGTTCCGCTCGCTGTCGTCGTGGTGTGGGCGTTCACGAGTGCATGGCCGTGGCCCGAGCTTCTGCCCCAAACGTTTTCCGATCGCGGTATCGTCGAGCTGTTCGTGACCTCGAGCGATCTCGGAAGCGTGCTGCTTGTGAGCATCGGGATATCGCTCGCGGTGGCCGCGCTCTCCACGGTGTTCGCCGCTATGGCCGCCCGAGCGCTCGCATTTCACCGCTTTTTCGGCAAGGAGTTGTTCCGATTTTCGACGGTGCTTCCGTTTCTCATTCCTGCAACCGTGTTCGCTATGGGTGTGCAGGTTATTTTCATCCGTGCAGGGCTCGCGAACACGGTTTGGGGCGTCATCGTCGCGCATACCATCGTCGCCTTGCCCTACGCGATCACCATCATGAGCGAGGTGACCGTTGCCGCGGGGCGCAGGTTCGAACAGCAGGCGCGCGTTTCGGGAGCGGGGCCGGTGCGGGCGCTTATCGAGGTGCAGGTTCCCCTGCTTTTACCGGGGCTCCTTTCGGCTGCGTCGCTTGCCTACATCACCTCGTTTTCCCAGTATTTCCTCACGCTTTTGATCGGGGGCGGCACGGTGAAGACGTTCGCGCTCGTGATGTTTCCCTATCTTGCAAGCGGCGATCGGACGATCGCAAGCGCATACGGCGTCGTGTTCATGCTCGTCACGCTTGGCGTGTTTTTCCTGTTCGAGTTTTTGCTGAAGCGGTTTGCGCCCGCTCGAAACGAATATTTCACCGACTGA
- a CDS encoding ABC transporter permease, whose amino-acid sequence MSVCGRKIKSALAPYALIAPTVVLVLVFLYGVVNGVLQGFGIMPFLGKTEFTAQYYLEALGRPDFTASLGFSLYVSAVSSALAVVGGIALSAALVRLSSSRALQVLGVSIPLMTAHTLVVLFVVSLFAGTGLVPRVLYALGLIEGIGGFPSVVGDPSGWGIVLVYLWKEIPFVAFCTITIMANVSDRFGEAARTLGASAIRSFFTITLPLCKGALAKAFLIVFAFSFGAYEVPFLLGPTLPKAIPVLAYLEFQNPDILNRSYAMAINGIMVLVCTVLAIAYFVVLQRERKR is encoded by the coding sequence ATGTCGGTGTGCGGACGTAAGATCAAAAGCGCTCTGGCCCCCTATGCGCTCATCGCCCCCACCGTGGTGCTCGTGCTCGTGTTTTTGTACGGCGTGGTGAACGGCGTGCTGCAGGGCTTCGGCATCATGCCGTTTCTCGGCAAGACCGAATTCACCGCGCAGTACTACCTCGAGGCGCTCGGCCGTCCCGATTTCACGGCGTCGCTCGGTTTCAGCTTGTATGTTTCGGCGGTCTCCTCGGCGCTTGCGGTCGTGGGCGGCATCGCGCTCTCGGCCGCGCTCGTGCGGCTCTCGTCTTCTCGGGCGCTACAGGTGCTCGGTGTCAGCATCCCGCTTATGACCGCGCACACGCTCGTGGTGCTGTTCGTGGTTTCGCTGTTTGCGGGCACCGGACTTGTTCCGCGCGTGCTCTACGCGCTCGGACTCATCGAGGGCATCGGCGGTTTCCCCTCGGTTGTGGGCGATCCGAGCGGGTGGGGCATCGTGCTCGTCTACCTTTGGAAGGAGATCCCGTTCGTAGCGTTTTGCACGATCACCATCATGGCGAACGTGTCCGACCGCTTCGGCGAGGCGGCACGCACGCTCGGGGCGTCGGCGATCAGAAGCTTCTTCACCATCACGCTCCCTCTGTGCAAAGGGGCGCTTGCAAAGGCGTTCCTCATCGTGTTCGCTTTCTCGTTCGGTGCGTACGAAGTGCCGTTTCTGCTGGGTCCGACGCTGCCGAAAGCCATTCCCGTGCTCGCGTACCTGGAATTCCAGAATCCCGATATCTTGAACCGATCCTACGCGATGGCCATCAACGGCATCATGGTGCTCGTGTGCACGGTTCTCGCCATCGCGTACTTTGTCGTGCTGCAGCGTGAAAGGAAGCGCTGA
- a CDS encoding ABC transporter substrate-binding protein, which translates to MAVEKKYDRSGAAANRAGDMRELKPLSRRRFVAVASTAAATLVFGSALAGCSGGSDGSGSGDAAQDVEYADWNAVLEAAKGQTVSWYGWGGSEPRNTWIATVLAPALKEKYDVTLNLVGMDINDILTKLSGEMQAGVEAGSIDFIWINGENFYSTKENGYLWGPFTQYLPNFNDYIDADSPEVLYDFGSPVEGYEAPYGKAQMQMWVDSAVVSETPKNPDEFLAFCREHEGRVTYPEPGDFAGTAFISCLIAGVIGKDEFEKLSSMENPTAESVKAIIDPGLAYLRSLNPYLWKAGATFPADAATVDTMYADGELVMNMGYGAPEALVKNGTLPDTTRSFIFETGTVGNSNFMAIAKNATNKAAALVAINEIISPEMQLSQYEELTNISVLDMDKLPEADRAAFEDVPLGVTQLPIEELLDHRIVEAAGPVISLIEQLWLEEVIGA; encoded by the coding sequence ATGGCGGTCGAGAAAAAGTATGACAGAAGTGGAGCAGCAGCGAATCGGGCAGGGGATATGCGGGAGCTGAAACCGCTTTCGCGGCGCAGGTTCGTTGCGGTGGCGTCGACGGCAGCGGCGACGCTTGTGTTCGGGTCGGCGCTTGCGGGATGCTCGGGCGGATCGGACGGCTCGGGCTCGGGCGATGCGGCGCAGGATGTCGAGTACGCCGACTGGAACGCCGTCCTCGAAGCGGCGAAGGGTCAGACGGTATCATGGTACGGCTGGGGCGGCTCGGAGCCGCGCAACACTTGGATCGCAACCGTGCTCGCACCGGCGCTCAAAGAGAAGTACGACGTCACCTTGAACCTCGTCGGCATGGACATCAACGACATCCTCACGAAGCTCTCGGGCGAGATGCAGGCCGGCGTCGAGGCAGGCAGCATCGATTTCATTTGGATCAACGGCGAGAACTTCTACTCGACGAAGGAGAACGGCTATCTGTGGGGCCCGTTCACGCAGTACCTTCCCAACTTCAACGACTACATCGACGCGGATAGCCCTGAAGTCCTCTACGACTTCGGTTCGCCGGTCGAGGGCTACGAAGCACCGTACGGTAAGGCGCAGATGCAGATGTGGGTGGATTCGGCGGTGGTTTCGGAGACGCCGAAGAACCCCGATGAGTTCCTTGCGTTTTGCCGGGAGCATGAAGGCCGGGTGACGTACCCCGAGCCGGGCGACTTTGCGGGAACGGCCTTCATCTCGTGTCTTATCGCGGGCGTGATCGGAAAAGACGAGTTCGAGAAGCTCTCGTCGATGGAGAATCCTACCGCCGAGTCGGTCAAGGCCATCATCGATCCGGGCCTTGCGTACCTGCGCTCGCTCAACCCGTATCTCTGGAAGGCCGGTGCGACGTTTCCGGCCGACGCCGCCACGGTCGACACGATGTACGCCGACGGCGAGCTCGTGATGAACATGGGCTACGGCGCTCCCGAGGCGCTCGTGAAAAACGGGACCCTGCCCGATACCACGCGCTCGTTCATCTTCGAAACCGGTACGGTGGGCAACTCGAACTTCATGGCCATCGCCAAGAACGCGACAAACAAAGCGGCCGCGCTCGTAGCCATCAACGAGATCATCTCCCCTGAAATGCAGCTTTCCCAGTACGAGGAACTCACGAACATCAGCGTGCTCGACATGGACAAGCTTCCCGAGGCCGACCGCGCAGCGTTCGAAGACGTTCCACTCGGCGTGACGCAGCTGCCGATCGAAGAGCTTTTGGATCATCGTATCGTCGAGGCAGCAGGTCCGGTGATTTCCCTCATCGAGCAGTTGTGGCTCGAAGAGGTTATCGGCGCGTGA
- a CDS encoding nucleoside hydrolase produces the protein MDIGQRAAKRIIFDSDTTMGLADCDVDDGLAILFAMGYAACVAESGGSGSAVCAGNSTIEGICASYGNNTLDAVYENTHALAQAFHLDVPVCKGAPDKDHPASEAAYFIVERAHANPGELSLAVTGSTTNLKGALALDPDVLSLYREVVLMGGITQTLAFNGTIMDELNLSCDPEATAMIFEAAARGANVVVATANNCLPATFRRDEFLERIATDREGGGVVRKLCTSWFDTMKRWYGLDEFCCWDVLVPAYILMPELFESDPFDVVIDPRLLKAGFLEPGFKGVPTARIATPRIADAKRFCETAYRLWGQAIASIEEQDPLR, from the coding sequence ATGGACATTGGGCAGCGCGCCGCCAAACGCATCATCTTCGATTCCGACACGACGATGGGCCTTGCCGACTGCGACGTGGACGACGGATTGGCCATCCTGTTCGCAATGGGATATGCCGCGTGCGTCGCAGAAAGCGGTGGCAGCGGGTCTGCCGTGTGCGCTGGGAACAGCACCATCGAGGGCATCTGCGCAAGCTATGGCAACAACACGCTTGATGCGGTGTACGAAAACACACACGCCCTCGCACAAGCGTTCCACCTCGACGTGCCCGTCTGCAAGGGGGCGCCCGACAAGGACCACCCCGCCTCCGAAGCCGCCTACTTCATCGTAGAGCGCGCGCACGCGAACCCCGGCGAGCTTTCGCTTGCCGTCACGGGATCGACCACGAACCTCAAAGGCGCGCTCGCCCTCGACCCAGACGTGCTTTCGCTCTACCGCGAAGTCGTGCTCATGGGCGGCATCACGCAAACGCTCGCGTTCAACGGCACGATCATGGACGAGCTGAACCTTTCATGCGACCCCGAGGCCACGGCGATGATCTTCGAGGCTGCCGCACGCGGCGCGAACGTCGTCGTCGCAACCGCGAACAATTGCCTGCCCGCGACGTTTCGACGCGACGAGTTCCTTGAGCGCATAGCGACCGATCGCGAGGGGGGCGGCGTGGTCCGAAAGCTCTGCACCTCGTGGTTCGACACCATGAAACGCTGGTACGGCCTCGACGAATTCTGCTGCTGGGATGTGCTCGTACCGGCCTACATACTCATGCCGGAGCTTTTCGAGAGCGACCCGTTCGATGTCGTGATCGATCCGCGCCTGCTTAAAGCAGGCTTCCTCGAACCCGGCTTTAAGGGGGTGCCGACCGCACGCATTGCAACGCCGCGCATCGCCGACGCGAAGCGCTTTTGCGAAACCGCCTATCGTCTGTGGGGGCAAGCTATCGCCTCAATCGAGGAGCAGGACCCTTTGCGTTGA
- a CDS encoding Mrp/NBP35 family ATP-binding protein, whose protein sequence is MAEEECTHECSGCGVSDCGDRSQPVDHTLKPNDRSTIKHVIGVVSGKGGVGKSLVTSLLASTMQKKGLRVGILDADVTGPSIPKAFGITNPLSADADGILPAQTQSGIKVISTNLMLPEDDMPVAWRGPVVSNAVRQFFNEVNWGEIDYLFVDMPPGTSDVLLTVFQSLPVDGIVTVSAPQELVAMIVGKAVNMAKSMEVPILGLVENMAYFECPDCGKKHYIFGEPQGKEVAERYEIPAYATLPIDPAFAHLCDAGKVEEYEVGDALDAIVEQIEKAEWKKPEQA, encoded by the coding sequence ATGGCAGAAGAAGAATGCACGCACGAATGCTCCGGCTGCGGGGTATCCGATTGCGGGGATCGCTCGCAGCCGGTCGATCACACGCTCAAGCCCAACGACCGCTCGACCATCAAACACGTCATCGGCGTCGTTTCGGGCAAGGGAGGCGTCGGCAAATCGCTCGTGACGAGCCTGCTCGCCAGCACCATGCAGAAGAAGGGGCTGCGTGTGGGCATCCTCGACGCCGACGTGACGGGACCTTCGATTCCCAAGGCTTTCGGCATCACCAATCCGCTTTCGGCCGACGCTGACGGGATTTTACCCGCTCAGACCCAAAGCGGCATCAAGGTCATCTCCACCAACCTCATGCTTCCCGAAGACGACATGCCCGTCGCATGGCGCGGCCCGGTCGTCTCGAACGCCGTTCGCCAGTTCTTCAACGAGGTGAACTGGGGCGAGATCGACTATCTGTTCGTCGACATGCCTCCCGGAACTTCCGACGTGCTGCTCACCGTATTCCAATCGCTGCCCGTCGACGGCATCGTCACTGTGTCGGCCCCGCAGGAACTCGTCGCGATGATCGTGGGCAAGGCGGTCAACATGGCCAAGAGCATGGAAGTGCCGATTCTCGGACTCGTGGAGAACATGGCGTACTTCGAATGCCCCGATTGCGGCAAGAAGCACTACATCTTCGGCGAGCCGCAGGGCAAAGAGGTCGCCGAGCGCTACGAGATCCCCGCATACGCCACCCTCCCGATCGACCCCGCGTTTGCGCACCTGTGCGATGCGGGCAAGGTCGAGGAATACGAGGTCGGCGATGCCCTCGACGCGATCGTCGAGCAGATCGAGAAGGCTGAGTGGAAAAAGCCCGAGCAGGCTTAG
- a CDS encoding FAD-dependent oxidoreductase gives MSNNTGAPNEHRTNNKGLSRRAFLGLGAAAAVTAGAGLAGCAPSASVSTTAVDPSDSGSTGAAGIAANDTSTPEFLQIPDPIPESSLKETIEADIVIIGAGLSGLCAARAAVENGAERIVVVEKADSYQYRSNQVGTVGGQVQEALEIDVDGKAVVSQLAKECGYRPNMRLLKLWADHSGAALDWFLEPCADEYVLEAESDPYDGESLSVRKLHWPHPDTAHTENDYYPVFDTCQALLPDLGPYLKETYKICADAGVEFRFSNWARQLVRADEGRGKVESVIVVGLDDGYRRINASKAVLLATGDYSSNTEMMQYYARWASRFQSIFPNVDAKGNKTNTGDGQRMGMWIGAKMEAGPHAPMTHHLGGPLGVDGFLLVDVYGERFMNEDVGGQWLQNQLSRLPEKKAWQIFDSRWPEQIGFMDTGHGNVNWYVESGSDVPNGSYGKNAYIAHESSEDGNTPGFDTYFAEDAEGVTADSLAELAVNMGVEADALEATITRYNELAEAGSDEDFNKRADRMFPIAEPPFYAYPMTDTVLLVCMGGLVTNTNFQVLDAEDDSLIEGLYAVGNCQGGRFLVDYPLAAPGISHGMAITHGKLVGELLAGKKIGSSASTATLQNAEAEKDAEEPPVESV, from the coding sequence ATGAGCAACAACACCGGAGCGCCTAACGAGCACCGTACGAACAACAAAGGGCTGAGCCGACGCGCGTTTCTGGGCCTCGGCGCAGCCGCAGCTGTAACCGCAGGCGCGGGTCTTGCGGGGTGCGCGCCTTCCGCTTCGGTATCCACAACCGCCGTCGATCCGTCTGATAGCGGCTCGACGGGAGCCGCCGGCATCGCGGCAAACGACACGTCGACGCCCGAGTTCCTTCAAATTCCCGATCCCATTCCGGAAAGCTCGCTCAAGGAGACCATCGAAGCCGATATCGTCATCATCGGGGCCGGCCTGTCGGGCTTGTGCGCGGCGCGGGCGGCCGTCGAAAACGGCGCAGAGCGCATCGTCGTCGTCGAGAAGGCCGATTCGTACCAGTACCGCTCAAACCAAGTGGGAACAGTCGGAGGCCAGGTGCAGGAAGCGCTTGAAATCGATGTGGACGGCAAAGCGGTGGTCTCGCAGCTTGCGAAAGAGTGCGGTTACCGGCCTAACATGCGGTTGCTGAAGCTTTGGGCCGATCATTCCGGGGCCGCCCTCGACTGGTTTCTCGAACCGTGCGCAGACGAGTACGTGCTGGAAGCCGAAAGCGATCCGTACGACGGCGAGAGCCTTTCCGTCCGCAAGCTTCACTGGCCCCATCCCGACACTGCGCACACCGAAAACGACTATTATCCCGTGTTCGACACGTGCCAGGCACTGCTTCCCGATCTTGGACCCTACCTGAAGGAAACGTACAAGATTTGCGCCGATGCGGGCGTCGAGTTCAGGTTCTCCAACTGGGCCCGCCAACTCGTGCGCGCCGACGAAGGCAGAGGAAAAGTGGAATCGGTGATCGTGGTTGGCCTCGATGACGGATACCGCAGGATCAACGCCTCCAAAGCCGTCTTGCTCGCCACCGGCGATTACTCTTCGAATACCGAAATGATGCAGTACTACGCAAGGTGGGCCTCCCGCTTCCAGAGCATCTTTCCCAACGTGGATGCAAAGGGCAACAAAACCAACACGGGCGACGGACAGCGCATGGGCATGTGGATCGGCGCTAAGATGGAAGCCGGCCCGCACGCACCCATGACCCACCATCTCGGCGGCCCCTTGGGCGTAGACGGGTTTCTGCTCGTCGACGTGTACGGCGAGCGCTTTATGAATGAAGACGTGGGAGGTCAGTGGCTGCAAAACCAGCTGTCGCGCCTGCCCGAGAAGAAGGCATGGCAGATCTTCGATTCCCGCTGGCCCGAGCAGATCGGGTTCATGGACACGGGCCATGGCAACGTGAACTGGTATGTGGAAAGCGGATCGGATGTACCGAACGGCTCGTACGGCAAGAACGCCTACATTGCCCACGAAAGCAGCGAGGACGGCAATACGCCCGGGTTCGATACCTATTTCGCCGAAGATGCAGAAGGCGTAACAGCGGACTCCTTGGCAGAGCTCGCCGTGAACATGGGCGTAGAGGCCGATGCGCTCGAGGCGACGATCACCCGCTACAACGAGCTTGCCGAAGCCGGTTCGGACGAGGACTTCAACAAACGGGCCGACCGCATGTTCCCCATCGCAGAGCCGCCTTTCTACGCTTATCCGATGACCGATACCGTGCTGCTCGTATGCATGGGCGGCCTTGTGACCAACACGAACTTCCAGGTGCTCGATGCCGAGGACGATTCGCTCATCGAAGGCCTGTACGCCGTCGGCAACTGCCAAGGCGGCCGCTTTCTCGTCGACTATCCTCTTGCCGCCCCGGGCATCAGCCATGGCATGGCCATCACACACGGCAAGCTCGTCGGAGAGCTGCTCGCAGGAAAGAAAATCGGAAGCAGCGCGAGCACGGCAACGCTGCAGAACGCCGAAGCCGAAAAGGACGCAGAGGAACCGCCCGTCGAGAGCGTTTAG